The following proteins come from a genomic window of Maniola hyperantus chromosome 8, iAphHyp1.2, whole genome shotgun sequence:
- the LOC117984544 gene encoding trypsin, alkaline A-like isoform X2: MANMQVTWREGVYATACGGSLITRTAVLSAAHCYAIELVGLIRWRARLGSASDKVGGVQHTLTRFIMHPDFVHITLRSDVAIVILTTPATLSNKIKPARIAGPNYPLPDNLRVYVAGWGSRFHEDHELSEWLLHTDVRVINHEICTERYAELKNQPGSDFTAEVTPAMLCTGHLDVGGQDACQGDSGGPVVHGGDIVVGITSWGHECAHPHYPGVNARVPSYTQWIVENAVS; the protein is encoded by the exons ATGGCCAATATGCAAGTCACGTGGCGGGAAGGAGTTTATGCGACAGCCTGCGGCGGCTCTCTCATCACCAGAACAGCTGTGCTGTCTGCTGCTCATTGTTATGC CATCGAGCTAGTTGGATTGATAAGGTGGCGTGCGCGACTCGGATCCGCCTCAGACAAAGTCGGCGGCGTCCAACATACGCTCACGAGGTTTATTATGCACCCTGACTTTGTACACATCACGCTGAGAAGCGACGTGGCGATCGTCATACTAACGACTCCTGCAACGCTTTCCAATAAGATTAAACCAGCCCGTATTGCAGGACCAAACTACCCTCTCCCCGATAACCTGCGCGTGTACGTTGCGGGATGGGGAAGTAGATTC CATGAAGATCACGAACTATCGGAATGGCTGCTGCATACGGACGTCCGCGTAATCAACCATGAGATCTGCACCGAGCGTTACGCTGAACTCAAGAACCAGCCTGGTAGCGACTTCACGGCCGAAGTAACGCCTGCAATGTTGTGCACCGGTCACCTCGACGTCGGCGGACAGGACGCCTGCCAGGGCGACTCCGGAGGTCCAGTCGTTCATGGAGGCGATATTGTCGTCGGTATCACGTCCTGGGGCCACGAATGTGCTCATCCTCACTACCCAGGAGTCAATGCCCGTGTTCCATCTTACACTCAATGGATCGTTGAAAACGCGGTGTCCTAA
- the LOC117984544 gene encoding trypsin, alkaline A-like isoform X1, producing the protein MRFLVVLALIGVVCALPQPTKNRIVGGTPVPIERYPFMANMQVTWREGVYATACGGSLITRTAVLSAAHCYAIELVGLIRWRARLGSASDKVGGVQHTLTRFIMHPDFVHITLRSDVAIVILTTPATLSNKIKPARIAGPNYPLPDNLRVYVAGWGSRFHEDHELSEWLLHTDVRVINHEICTERYAELKNQPGSDFTAEVTPAMLCTGHLDVGGQDACQGDSGGPVVHGGDIVVGITSWGHECAHPHYPGVNARVPSYTQWIVENAVS; encoded by the exons ATGCGGTTCCTCGTTGTTTTAGCACTTATTGGAGTCGTCTGTG CGCTACCACAGCCAACCAAAAACCGTATAGTCGGTGGTACCCCGGTGCCCATCGAAAGATACCCGTTCATGGCCAATATGCAAGTCACGTGGCGGGAAGGAGTTTATGCGACAGCCTGCGGCGGCTCTCTCATCACCAGAACAGCTGTGCTGTCTGCTGCTCATTGTTATGC CATCGAGCTAGTTGGATTGATAAGGTGGCGTGCGCGACTCGGATCCGCCTCAGACAAAGTCGGCGGCGTCCAACATACGCTCACGAGGTTTATTATGCACCCTGACTTTGTACACATCACGCTGAGAAGCGACGTGGCGATCGTCATACTAACGACTCCTGCAACGCTTTCCAATAAGATTAAACCAGCCCGTATTGCAGGACCAAACTACCCTCTCCCCGATAACCTGCGCGTGTACGTTGCGGGATGGGGAAGTAGATTC CATGAAGATCACGAACTATCGGAATGGCTGCTGCATACGGACGTCCGCGTAATCAACCATGAGATCTGCACCGAGCGTTACGCTGAACTCAAGAACCAGCCTGGTAGCGACTTCACGGCCGAAGTAACGCCTGCAATGTTGTGCACCGGTCACCTCGACGTCGGCGGACAGGACGCCTGCCAGGGCGACTCCGGAGGTCCAGTCGTTCATGGAGGCGATATTGTCGTCGGTATCACGTCCTGGGGCCACGAATGTGCTCATCCTCACTACCCAGGAGTCAATGCCCGTGTTCCATCTTACACTCAATGGATCGTTGAAAACGCGGTGTCCTAA